A single genomic interval of Candidatus Baltobacteraceae bacterium harbors:
- a CDS encoding DUF4139 domain-containing protein: MSRMLSLLFAVVALIVPVVTVADTPERTSTVADRHLVNVTVYNGGTALVHDRRRVFLNAGVNRIAWRDVSANMDPSSALLEDVDAPGNVNVLEQNFDFDLLDPSALLQRYVGRDVTVVHDPRFAGERATRETARVLSTNGGIVLQYRDRIETEVRGHIAFPVSSKNFRDKPTLVLDLASTHGGAQTLDLSYLTGGMSWHADYVGVLDPDEKHLALTGLVTLSNTSGASYDNAHLQLVAGNVNVVQPGVVADTFKTIARVTSRNVFSQENYFEYHLYTLDRPTTILNAQTKQLSLLAAHDVPVRKTLELRGSPSYYQSAEADLGDRLPVGVYVSFENRGGDLGIPLPAGVVRLYKNDSRNLSEFLGSDRIEHTPKNESVRLHLGDSFDVTARKRQTDFQFMGGCSADSSYEITVANAKSIAQNVLVVESIPGSWRILDESAKHTKTSASTATWTLPVAPGGHTTLTYTARVSWC, from the coding sequence CCGTTGCCGATACTCCCGAACGAACGAGCACCGTTGCCGATCGTCATCTGGTGAACGTCACGGTGTATAACGGCGGAACGGCCCTCGTTCACGATCGCCGGCGCGTGTTTTTGAACGCCGGTGTGAATCGCATCGCGTGGCGCGACGTGAGTGCGAACATGGACCCCTCGTCGGCGCTGCTGGAGGACGTGGACGCTCCAGGGAACGTTAACGTCCTCGAGCAGAACTTCGATTTCGATTTACTCGACCCGTCGGCACTGCTGCAGCGATACGTCGGTCGCGACGTGACGGTCGTTCACGATCCGCGCTTCGCCGGCGAGCGCGCCACGCGAGAGACGGCGCGCGTCTTGAGTACCAACGGCGGCATCGTCCTGCAGTATCGCGATCGCATCGAGACCGAAGTCCGCGGGCATATCGCATTCCCGGTCTCGTCAAAGAACTTTCGAGACAAACCCACACTCGTATTGGACCTGGCAAGCACGCACGGCGGAGCGCAAACACTCGATCTCAGCTATCTGACCGGCGGAATGAGCTGGCATGCCGATTACGTCGGCGTACTGGATCCCGACGAGAAGCATCTGGCCTTAACCGGGCTCGTGACGCTCTCAAACACGAGCGGCGCGAGCTACGACAACGCTCACCTCCAGCTCGTCGCCGGCAACGTCAACGTCGTGCAGCCCGGGGTCGTGGCGGACACCTTCAAAACGATCGCTCGGGTCACATCGAGAAATGTTTTTTCGCAGGAGAACTATTTCGAGTATCACTTGTATACGCTGGATCGGCCGACCACGATTCTAAACGCGCAAACCAAGCAGCTCTCGCTGCTCGCGGCTCACGACGTGCCGGTCCGCAAGACGCTCGAACTACGCGGTTCTCCCAGCTACTATCAATCGGCCGAGGCGGATCTGGGCGATCGTCTGCCGGTCGGCGTGTACGTATCGTTCGAAAATCGCGGCGGCGACCTTGGCATCCCGTTGCCGGCCGGCGTCGTTCGCCTCTACAAGAACGATTCACGGAATCTATCCGAATTCTTGGGCTCGGATCGAATCGAGCATACGCCCAAAAACGAATCCGTCAGACTGCACCTCGGCGACTCCTTCGATGTGACCGCGCGCAAGCGCCAGACCGATTTTCAATTCATGGGCGGCTGTTCGGCCGATAGCTCCTACGAAATCACCGTTGCGAACGCAAAATCGATCGCGCAAAACGTTCTCGTGGTCGAATCCATTCCGGGTTCCTGGAGGATCCTCGACGAAAGCGCGAAGCACACGAAGACGTCGGCGTCCACCGCGACCTGGACGCTGCCCGTTGCGCCCGGGGGACATACGACCCTGACCTACACCGCTCGCGTCTCGTGGTGCTAG